The DNA segment CTTTTGAGTACTGGTAGTTCTACAAATAAATATAGTACACACCTAATATTTGagttagctatataattataaaggtatACAGACTAATCACGAACAAGGAAATTCAATTACAATTCAGTTCATGAGATACTTAAGCGCCTCGAACATTTTGAAGGTTTCCTTCGAGGTTGGACTGCAGTGTATATTTAAACTTGGTATACATCTCTATGTACATGCTAGAAGTGCACACGTCAACTGAATCAGTGATGCAACGAAAAGGTCAATGTTCCAAAACAACATCAAAAATACTAAATTGAAATTGCAAACATCAGATTTTTGTTTCCCTCTGCAAATGCTACAAACTGATGTCCATCTACCGTCGTAGTTGatacagcgccaccataattataagctcagACTTGACGCAATTTTTAGGACCTAAAACGCTGAAAAGCGCCAACGGTTACTTTAAttggcgcttataaaaaggcaTGTTTGTGCTACCAAGGCAGCCGGCTTTTACTTTTTTGACCCATAACATTTTTTGATGATGAATAGTTTTACAATAAGATGCAGCAGTAAAATACAGAGGCCAAAAATCAAACCATCCACCTGTGTACTAGAGATTGACACTATAGACGACTAACTGTAGCCCATAAACACCAGCTTGGATTGAGCACAATTTGGGGGTTCTATAAAAACATACCACTCCAAAGTGTAGATAGGCGTGCCGCGCCCATCCCCCATCCCCAACCATATATATAGAGGCGGCcatgctcataattattctaattcATTTTTCCCGGCTGGGGCTGTAATTATAATCACGATACTAAGACATTTCAGTGGTCTCGAATATACACGAGGGAACATGCAGCTATGAATTGTGTGCTAGCCCAGCAGACGACAAGTGTAGGTGACGAGACTTTTTCTCTCACCCATGCAGATGTCTGGGACTCAGTACTGGAGTGTATACAAGTGAGATCCACTGACCTTCAGTGTGTTCAATATCTTTAACAGGATCCATgtttagatctacatgcacacTACCCACACAGCAGAGTCCACTTCAATTGGGCTAGGCACAGCTTCCCTGGAGGTGCAGGGCTCGGATCATCGGAACCATTTATGCTATTCATCTATAATGATGGCCACACCTATATAGATCAATGGTCAATAATGGCATCTTTTCTATTAGTCTATATTCACAAAGAGTATAAGTTGCTTTATTTCCTGTGACACCCGGCAAGATCTGTAAACGCTATACAATTTGCAGTCTACACTGTACTACAGTGCATTTTAGTTTAAGAGCTATAGACTAGATACTTACTTGTAAGATGAGTTACAGTAAGTCATCAGGTCTTGCTCAGTGGACAGTAATCATTTGCTTTTATATAGGTGAGTCATCTTGTTTGTTCAGATCtaccataatttatataaaaCTTAGTCTAGTGGTTTTTTTCTTTTTATACTCTGCTATTCTTCAGCCCTTGAGGTGCTCACAATCCATGGGCAAAGTTGTCGTGTTGGAACTGATGCTACAGAGTTTGAAGCTAACAGAGAACATAGTTTCTACCTCAACACTCAAGATCCAGCTCAATGTGATGGGACAATAACTGAATTTAATTTCTGCTACTATCGCTCGAACCCAATTCAAATTGCTGCATCATATGACTTTACCTTCTCTGTGTACAGAAGAAGCAGCTCAGAATATATAAGTGTATCAGAAGCATTCACTACAGGCAGAACTGTTGCTAACTTTGGCACTGGCTGTAGAACCTTTTCGGTAAATGATATTCCAGTGCAGGCTGGCGATGTGATTGGTGTTTGCATTTACGACCCTCCAGACAATGCTGAATCTGTCGACATATTTGGGAATGATTATACTAACAGACTACCAATAGACATGGTTAGCCAAGATGCAGGAGAAGATCGTTTTCTTATGTCCACCGGTAACTCTGGCTGTGGAGACATGTCCGTCCCAAGTCCAGTAGCAGTTAGTTCTCTTAATAGAGCAGACGACAGAGTTTTACACATTCATGCCGACATAAGTAAGTGAAAATCCATTCaaacataattttatgattaCCATTGTGTTTTATACAGCTCCCCTCCCAACCACTGAACCTCCAATCATCCTCACGACTATGGGCACAACACCACCCTCCTCAACAGATCCTCCCATAGTTACTGACAGCACGACAGAGACTGAAAGTTCAACAGGCACAATAGAAACTTCTCTCTCAAATGAGGTGCCACTAACAAACTCTCCCACAACTAGTACAGGAAATGACTCAATCACCATGGCCCCTTTGGCCCCAGCCGAGAATACCGGAGTTGTAGCGGGTGTGATGGTGCCATTGCTAGTAATAGTAATCGTCCTGGCAGTGGTGACTTTGGTGGTTGTTGTTTTTCTGGTGAAGAGAGGAAGATCCCGAAAGGAGATAGCAGAGGTAAATGTTGGTAGGAACACTACTGCAATCAACAATGATATGGGTAAGGTGTTGTTTATCCCAATAAGCATGTAGGTACAGTGTCACACTAGCTGTTAGTGTTCAGTGTGTTTATTTAATGCTATAGATCAGCTGTCAGATTgaaagcacataattatcacatgtgGATTCATTGCTTGTATATGCACATACAGTAAGAAGCCCCCACTCCATCAGTCTAAAGTCCAATGAGGCTTACAGTGTTCACGGCAAGACTCAAGACTCTGCCACAGACTATGTTACGGAATCGACTGCAGAGGGGCCTCTCTATGATAGTGTCACAGAATCTGGAGAAGGTAAAGATGTGATAAGAGGATGcatcaatgaataattagGTACgatgtgcacataattattcactagcaataataattattgcctgaCAATGCATGAAGCAttgatgtaccgtatagcgtaaTCTTCAAGgtgcttaattttcgctgtttttgaGGGTTAGCAAAATCCTCCACAAAATGGTTTCACAACACAGCTATAACGGCGGACACAACGTGCATTGACATCCGAGAAGTATATACACAATTTATTAAGCAGTTCAACGAAAATTAATTGCCTTGAAATGTtcgcactataattatgcgcaaTTGCTTTTATGGCATGTATTGTTATTGCAGGACAATTATCAACAACTCCCACTCAACAGCCCAATGATTTAAACCCTGATGTGACTTATGAGGAAGTGCCAGGACCTACACACTACAATGATCCCTGTCAGCCGATACCTTTGGAAAATAATGAAGCTTACAGTGTACACAAATCTGGAAATGAAAAAAGTATAGAAATGCCGGGTGAAACATACTTTCAAGAAGTGGACCTAAAGTCCAACGAGGCGTATAGTGTGAGAGGGGAGGTGCAAGTTGCTGCCATCAATGGGACCACTGATGCAGTGTGCTATAGTGTCATTGACTTGCCTGGTCATCAATCTGGAGAAGCAACCAGTGGAACTGAAATTCAAATGGACAGTAATGAGGCATATCGCACATCTGAGAGAGATAGACAACCTGAGGAAACTCTTGACTATGATTACGCTATCCTGTAAACTGATCATGAATCACTAGCTGTATGCCTGATCGTTGTAATATTTTAGTGTAACTGGTCGTTTTAAGAACCAGTGATTCTTGCTTTTAGCAGCAGGAGACaacctccatgcatgcagaattcATGCTAACTAAATAATTAGCATAGAGTAGATAAACATTAGCGTAATCagatttttgtttgttttttgtgtACTATTTTGGCAGATTTGAATTTGAAAACGCTAACGTTTATCTACCTCTTTTTTAGCAACCTCAAGGTAATCTACAGTTTCAATATTtaccaccacacacccaccctgGCCCCAATATAGCCTGGACACAGTTAATGCCTATCAATGCTGACATTTTCTTAACAATGGCTTTTGGGGTGCATGAAGTACCTACCTCTCAGCTGCACAGAGACATGGCTGCTAGAAATGTGCTACTGGCAGAGACATAGCTGCTAGGAATGTGCTACTGGCAGAGACATGGCTGCTAGGAATGTGCTACAGAGACATGGCTGCTAGGAATGTGCTATATAGTGACAACAAATAGACATGCAAGGTGGTTTATTAGCAATATTTTTTTCCTGTAATCATTCCCTGACTTCAGAATGTCCTGACATGTACATCTTGCTGAcgatatagatctatacgtCTCACAAGAAGGACAATATCGTCTATCACGTGGCCCCCTGAGGCCATTCACTACAAGAAGTACTCAACTGCCAGTGATATGTGGGCTTTATGGGTGTCTGCTCTATGAGATATGGAGTCTGCGACACAAGCCATTTGAACAATTTGAAAACCTTGAGTTtaaatctacatgtattactattaATTAACAAAGTGACACCTTTTATTTTTTGACTATTCATATTGTAGTCAGGTAGACTCTGGTCGACGTCTATCTCCCTATGGCTGCTCAAAAGTAATTTACCAGCTTATATAATGCATTGCTGGTAAGTTATCTGTTGTTTGTCTGTGCAGGTATATATTTTGTGTAGACTATTTGTTATTTGTAGGCATTCTGAGAGGAGCTCCCAACGTCCTGGTTTTGTGACATTGATTGTGTTGATGCTGGTTCGAGGAGATGTGGGTCCTCCACTAACCCACTGGCTGGAGTAGATCTATTGGGAGCTCCACTAGCTGGAGGCTGGGACTCTCAGCTGCAgaacagatataattatagtcatatagatctacataattgTTTGTGAATTACCAAACTTCACACCAGCTCCACCCCTTTTGTAAAAATGAATCACGTTCACCGCCGGCAAGATCTGTAAACACTACACTGTACTACAGTGCATTTTAGTTTAAGAGCTATAGACTAGATACTTACTTGTAAGATGAGTTACAGTAAGTCATCAGGTCTTGCTCAGTGGACAGTAATCATCTGCTTTTATATAGGTGAGTCATCTTGTTTGTTCAGATCtaccataatttatataaaaCTTAGTCTAGTGGTTTTTTTCTTTTTATACTCTGCTATTCTTCAGCCCTTGAGGTGCTCACAATCCATGGGCAAAGTTGTCGTGTTGGAACTGATGCTACAGAGTTTGAAGCTAACAGAGAACATAGTTTCTACCTCAACACTCAAGATCCAGCTCAATGTGATGGGACAATAACTGAATTTAATTTCTGCTACTATCGCTCGAACCCAATTCAAATTGCTGCATCATATGACTTTACCTTCTCTGTGTACAGAAGAAGCAGCTCAGAATATATAAGTGTATCAGAAGCATTCACTACAGGCAGAACTGTTGCTAACTTTGGCACTGGCTGTAGAACCTTTTCGGTAAATGATATTCCAGTGCAGGCTGGCGATGTGATTGGTGTTTGCATTTACGACCCTCCAGACAATGCTGAATCTGTCGACATATTTGGGAATGATTATACTAACAGACTACCAATAGACATGGTTAGCCAAGATGCAGGAGAAGATCGTTTTCTTATGTCCACCGGTAACTCTGATTGTGGAGACATGTCCGTCCCAAACCCAGTAGCAGTTAGTTCTCTTAATAGAGCAGACGACAGAGTTTTACACATCCATGCCGACATAAGTAAGTGAAAATCCATTCAAACATACTTTTATGATTACCATTGTGTTTTATACAGCTCCCCTCCCAACTACTGAACCTCCAATCATCCTCACGACTATGGGCACAACACCACCCTCCTCGTCAGATCCTCCCATAGTTACTGACAGCACGACAGAGACTGAAAGTTCAACAGGCACAATAGAAACTTCTCTCTCAAATGAGGTGCCACTAACAAACTCTCCCACAACTAGTACAGGAAATGACTCAATCACCATGGCCCCTTTGGCCCCAGCCGATAATGCTGGAGTTGTAGCGGGTGTGATAGTTTTTGTATTGGCAGTAATTGTCGTGGCAGTGGTGATTTTGGTAGTCATTTTTGTACTGGTGAAGAGAGGACGATCCCGTAAAGAGATAACAGAGGTCAATGTTGGTAGGAACACTAATACTGGAACCAACGATGGGATGGGTAAGgtgtttgttttgttttctCTCAATAAAAGGATACGCACTACAGCACTTAGTTTGTTAGCTAAATTGTTTATGGTTTTATGGTTTCAAATTTGTTTAGCTAGTGCCTTAAATGGTTGGTGTTATAACATCTATTTATTGACACCTCATTATTGCTCTTTTGGTGCAGACAATGCTATGTACTCATCTATTAAGGGCCAGGAATATAGTGCAGATTATCAAGAAATCAGCGCCACAAGGAGCCCAGTTCCTTTGTCACCCAATGACTATGAAATGGAACACACGTACGAATCCAGCGATGCTTTAGAGTTCAACTACTATGCTGAAGTTGGACCCTTACTGGATACGGTAGGTGCACAATAAGTTAGCCCACTCAGGCAAGCGATAGTTGTGATAGGCTACTAATACGGATGATTAGTATTCAACTTATTTGAACTTGTTATTGATACCATTATCATTCACCTTGAAACATTACCTTGATCATTGTTCACAATGTTGTGTAAGGTTTGGACCCACTACAGAAAAACTCACTGTATGAGGTTCCACAAAGCATGCCAACAACTATTAGCTACCGACAGCTACTGGAAAAGGTAAGCATCACAGTTAAAGTTTAGTATAACATTGTGAGAACTACTATATAGAACAAAGAAGAGGACATATACGGCAGTGTGAGTGCATATGAGGTACCAGCTACTCGAGAACAGGAGATCTATGCTCAACTAAAGACGTGGGGGGTGACTTACATTCAACAAAGAGATGTACAGTAAGTTAATTTATCGAAATTAATAGTTGTATAATTGGTGATGATTCACAGGATTGCTGGTCACCTTGGGTCTGGTCAGTTTGGCAGTGTGGAGCAAGGAGTGTGGAAGAGACAGGGAACTCAACCAGTGGACGTGGCACTCAAGAGTCTCACCAAAATATCAGATGAGAACAAAGTTAAGTTCCTCCAAGAAGCCGCCATCATGGCTCAGTTCAGACACCCTAACGTCATCCTACTTCATGGAGTGCTTGCGAAAGGGGAACCAGTAAGTGAAAGCCACTCATCTTTTTCAATTGACCATCATTATGTACACAGATGATGATTGCTGTCGAGTTTGCAAAAAAAGGAGATTTGAGAATTTTTTTACTATCAATCCGACCAAAGTGAGTTCATGTTTCTATATTTACATGTAACTTGAAGTTTTGCTTCACAGCTCACCAAGGGAGATTATGCCCGCTACTACTCCAAGAATGTTACTGAAGTTCTCTCGACAAGTGGCTCTTGGGATGCAGTACCTCTCAGCTAAAGGAtttgtgcacagagacctGGCTGCTAGGAATGTGCTAGTGACAACAAATAACATATGCAAGGTGGTTTATTtaaatacatgattgtatgtttttcctcccccccccccccacatctTGTTTAACATTTCCTTTCAAAACTTGAAGGTTGCTGATTTTGGAATGTCTCGAGATCTTGCTGATGAGAACTACTACGTCTCACAAGGAAAAGACAAGATCCCTGTCAAGTGGACAGCCCCTGAGGCCATTCACTACAAGAAGTACTCGACTGCCAGTGATGTGTGGGCCTACGGGTGTCTGCTCTATGAGATATGGAGCATTGGGCACAAGCCATTTGAAGCCAATAAAAATGTTGaggtaaatacatgtacctatatgGTATCTAACCACATGACTGTGATTGCTATTGTTAAATACCAATGACATGTGATCGTGATGTAACAGTTATTGTGCTTGTCTTGCATTAAACATGGTCCAATGACTATTGTTAGGATTATTGAttgttttcataattataggttataAGACTGATTGaacaaggtcaaaggttggcTCCACCCCCTGGAACTTCCAAAGCAGTGTACGAGCTGATGGTTCAATGCTGGTAAGTACAAATCAAACACAAAAACTGcagcaatattattttatgaaAATTGTCACTATTTTGCAGGCATCCAGAGAATTCCCAACGTCCTGCTTTCAGAGATGTTGTACTCAGTCTAGCCAGAGGCGAGGAGATGATCCTGAACATTCCCGAGGAGGACTCCTCCACTAACCCACTGGCTGGAGTATTGGGAGCTCCACTGGAGGCCGGAGAGAACATGTACTCTCAGCTGCAGAGCAGATATCAATAACTCTATTTTTGTTTTTTAAACAcacatttttgtttttttgcacCATTGAATGAATTTTTGCTTGCCATGATGAgaagaaccagccccacctctTTCTTGTGATGGGTAAATCCCTTAAAATAGGGTGGTCTAAAGCCCCGCCCATCTTTTCACTTTCGTATTAAAAAGTTACTCTAGCACTCCACAGTCGAGTCCAGCTCTAGCTCCAGCTCTATTTGGAAATGGCTCTAGCTGGGTAAGTAAgtctatgtacacatgcatgcaagcaacACGTACAGCCTGTGCTACGCACCTGTCTTTCCAGTAAAAATGTTTAAGCACAAATTTGTTTCTATTGACGTACGTACGTAGGAAGACTCTCTTCATCACTGGAGCGAGTAGGGGCATTGGCAAGGCCATCGCATTGAGGGCTGCCCGGGACGGAGCCAATATTGCCATAGCAGCTAAGACTGCCGAGCCCCACCCCAAGCTACCCGGCACCGTCTACACAGCTGCCAAAGAGTGTGCGTTAgcatagctataattaatacTGCTGAATTTGTCGTCAGGTGCAGTTCTGTTATCATATTAACAAGTaacctccttcaccggccttcataggaaagaaggcctgctatcgactgcttgcgcatgcgccaaattattggatattttttcccgtaaaatttcctataatactgcatcagagaaaatatcctaaaagtcatacacagagctatatagctagctagctagagacagagctgtataggtttgttgtactgctattttcttctgcagtagcagtagtatagtagactttcaccaaagttagtgttaaatgggcgtggcctgtccatataggctcttgtcagctttcactccgttcagacgattgtcatccacactgttgtaGGCTGTGaatcttttgttaacatagcaggctaagggtagctatcagagaatgctatccgatgggctagaaaccttcaatcgaactttctatctacttccttcaatccacttcctttcgttgtgatgtcatagttttactgagcatatacgatgttatccaaagcccccagataccatggggatattagcgcatgcgcaagcagtcgataccaggcccacttccctaagtgaagtgggaagtgcggcctgggatcgaggctaattaacAAGCGGCCTCTATAGTACCAGTTAAGAGAGCCCTTCTATAAACACgttcactgtacacacacaccccttttcAAAGAACCCCTTAGTTAAAATTGTtcaatcattaattttttggaAATTAATAATTTGTGTGATTGTGTATCAGACACCACTAAACCTATACCTCTCCATCCgtaacacacccacacacacacacccccacacacacccccccacacacacacacacacacacacacacagtggaggAGGCGGGTGGTAATTGTCTACCATGTGTCGTGGACATTCGTAACGATGCGGACTTGGAGAGGGCAGTACAAGAAACAGTGGACAGGTTTGGAGGTATTGATATCCTTGTGAACAACGCGAGTGCCATCAGTCTCACGGGTACCACTGAGACAGCCATGAAGAGGTAATTAAGCTGTACTTTAATTAATACACTAGTCTGTTTAGGTGAATAGTACATGCACTAGGTGAATGGGGATTGACTGTTTTCAATGCAATAATATACTTTTCTTTCATCAGATATGACTTGATGATGAATGTTAACACTCGTGGAACATTCCTAGCGTAAGTACAGCAGTTAATGCCATGGCCTGGCTACATGTTCAAAGAATACAAGCGAATTGTTAACATGTTAAACATGTTCTGATTCAGGGTGTTCACATTAAGTTAGCGAAATGTACCCACATATATATTAAGGTAGCGAGATGTCCCCACAGTAATGTCTTCAGATCTTAACGTGCTTATGTGCAGGTCAAAGTTGTGCATCCCTCACATGAAGAAGAGCTCCAACCCGCACATCCTCAACATTAGCCCACCTCTCAACCTGAAGCCAGGCTGGTTCTCCAATCACTGTGGTAAGCCTCTTATAAGACAAAATAATTACTCCACATTCAGcggcatacatgtactttcaagATCATGACATACCTGAATataggctacatgtatgttaacCCTATCATGTATCTCCCTCACAGCATACACGATAGCCAAATACGGGATGTCAATGTGTGTCTTGGGCATGGCTGAGGAACTGAAGCCGGTGGGCATTGCAGTCAACGGTCTCTGGCCCAGAACTGGTAGGTCTATGCTAGTAAATGTATGGTCAGTATGTATGCTCTTTGAAAGTTTGAGCAGAGAAATTACTCTAGAGCTTCCTACTACTGCTTGGCTACTACTGTTTCATGAGATTGTACACTATTTTGAAATGTTTGTTTTCAAATTTTATGTACTTAAGGATAATCTAACTCCTCCCCCGTAGCCATAGCAACTGCAGCTGTGGAGATGCTGGGAGGAGACGAGCTTGTCAATATGTCACGGAAGCCTGAGATAATGGCGGATGCAGCCTACCTCATTCTGACCAAGAACAGCAAAGAGTACACAGGTCAATTCCTTATTGATGATGATGTTTTGACAGAGAGTGGTGTCACTGATTTGGACCAGTACGCTCACGCTCCTGGTAAGTTAAAGTGGATACAcagtgaaacttgtctatTGTCATGGTCACCCTATATATAGTCATCCTCttatacagccaggttaatgggcttcactgcatgtgtttTGACCTGTGTTTGGTAGGCCATCTCTTTACAGCGACGGTAATTGGTCTGCCCTAGGGTGGCCACTAAAGAAAAATGTCACTACTGAAAAAACTTTTTTTAGAAGGATTGCCGCCCAGAGAACAGTAATTTGTGTAGAGGTGACTATTAGGTATGCTTATCCTTGCCCTAGACAATAATATACAGTAgctgcatacatacatacatactgaTCTGAGTGCTGTTGCATTGGTTGAGGTGAATTTTAGACACATACAGTGTATTACCATTACCTGTTAGAGGTACTGTGTGTTTAAATAGCTCTTATAGTCACTGTCTGTTAGTGTCTCCTGTGTAAAAGGTGTTAAGCTATTTATATTGTGCACTAGCTGTGTGTTATTATCCCTCTCTTAGGCAATCAGCTCATGCCTGACTACTTCCTTGACGATGCTGAGAAATTCAGGGACGAGTGGGTTAAGGAGAACAAACCCTCTGCTGACTCTGGCAGCTCAATGGGACCGCTATTTGCTAAAATTCAACCTCTAATTACCGCAGAAGTAATCGCCAACATTTCTGCCACTTACAAGTTTGCTATCACTGAGGAAACTCCAGGTGAGTgcgtcattataattattacatcatcATGTATATGCTAAGAGGTATTGTATTTAGGAGGTTTGTACGTAGCAACCCAAGGTTAAATTATTACCAGCTTGTCATACTTTTACAAGGGTACAAGAGCTTGCTTTTTCAAAGTTTTTCTACGTAGTGTTTGTGTGGTTTCTGGTTACAAAGCTTGCTTATAGCATAAATGCCGTATTACGCTTCTGTAcatttacattaattttattgtctcTACAGAATATTGGTTCCTGGATTTGAAGAACGATGGTTCTGCCGGCCCATGTGAAGCTGACAAAGAGGCTGATGTAACTCTTGCCTCCAATGCTCAGGTTATGATGGGAATGTTCACTGGCAAAGTGAGTGCCACCTCGGCCTTCATGAAGGGAGAATTGAAGATAAAGGGTGACATTGTGAAAGCAATGTCGCTAGAGAAAGTATTGAACCAAGTTAGATCTAAACTATAGAAGTGCATGCTCTTTGAACTCTAGGTTTGGCACATAGTATTATGTAAAATTGTGGCTCATATTGCTCATTTGCATTGTATAGATCTTGTTATAAGTTATAGCAAAATACATTATAAAAAGTAGTCCAGAGTTTGTAAAGGGCAATAAAATGTCTTCCTAGGATAACAAAAAAAGCATAATGGTTatccgttataattataagctacgTAGTAATAATGTTACTGTAGAGCCGATGCTACCTCAAACACCATGGCACCCAGAGATGAGCCCACCACTTGTGCTGACCTCAGCAATTGAGAGTCCAGGTCACACGGtacggctgtgtgtgtgggggggggggttgataTTAGagaataatttatacatgGTCTTatcaaaatgtataattatagtttacaGCATGTCAGATTTGCTACAATTATAGAATTTTGTTTGTTTGAAAATTGTTCAGAATCGCTTCTCTAATTCGCTCATCGTGTTAGCGTAGCTCTCCTTTACGCTTGAGGGCAGTGACTGCAAAGCCCTCTGGGCTGGACCAACCAGACGAAACTTTAACCAGAACAATCGTCTTTCTTCTCCCCAATTCTCGACAGTGGCTAGCTGCTCAAAGTGCTCCCTCCATTCGTGCCAGTCTCCGTTCCCTGAGTAGGATCTGGGCACCGCTTTGAGAGATACTGACATCATCTGTCTGAAGCAAAAGCTGAGACTGTCTTGTAGAACTAAATCAATAGCCTGTGTTGATAGCTTCTAAGAAATGATGTTCAGCTGCTTAACAACTCAATCAAGGCTACGCAGTATGAGCTTTTCTAGTCACAATGCTCTGGGAGAATAGTATCCTAATAGGATGTATTGTCTATCTGAAACTATGTATCATAGTTGATAGTATTATGCGTGGCATATGTTGATATACTATTACGATGTGTGCATTTGATCCTGTTAGTCTCCCAGCAACAACACCCAACACTCCAAACACTCCAAACACTtcaatgtactgtactaaTTTAAAGATATTTTGCACAGTTACAGAAGCATTAAAATGTTGTGTTATtgcatgacatgtacatactttCAGTGGTTCGAGTAGGAAATGCCGCCAGCACCTCTTGGAGCAACTCCTCCATTTTATCCTCTTCTCCTCCATACATCGAGGACCACTCGGTGGTTGCAAAGGTGGGTACAGACGGGAGAGAGGGAGTTAACACAGTGTTCACAGCTTGGGTCTTCATCTCTGTATCATGAGATGTGTACATTaacaactatataatttatactgagTGCACAGAACTGTAGTGTGCAATTGCAAAGTGATGGCAATTCGC comes from the Halichondria panicea chromosome 4, odHalPani1.1, whole genome shotgun sequence genome and includes:
- the LOC135335107 gene encoding uncharacterized protein LOC135335107, producing MSYSKSSGLAQWTVIICFYIALEVLTIHGQSCRVGTDATEFEANREHSFYLNTQDPAQCDGTITEFNFCYYRSNPIQIAASYDFTFSVYRRSSSEYISVSEAFTTGRTVANFGTGCRTFSVNDIPVQAGDVIGVCIYDPPDNAESVDIFGNDYTNRLPIDMVSQDAGEDRFLMSTGNSGCGDMSVPSPVAVSSLNRADDRVLHIHADITPLPTTEPPIILTTMGTTPPSSTDPPIVTDSTTETESSTGTIETSLSNEVPLTNSPTTSTGNDSITMAPLAPAENTGVVAGVMVPLLVIVIVLAVVTLVVVVFLVKRGRSRKEIAEVNVGRNTTAINNDMVRSPHSISLKSNEAYSVHGKTQDSATDYVTESTAEGPLYDSVTESGEGQLSTTPTQQPNDLNPDVTYEEVPGPTHYNDPCQPIPLENNEAYSVHKSGNEKSIEMPGETYFQEVDLKSNEAYSVRGEVQVAAINGTTDAVCYSVIDLPGHQSGEATSGTEIQMDSNEAYRTSERDRQPEETLDYDYAIL
- the LOC135335162 gene encoding uncharacterized protein LOC135335162, with translation MSYSKSSGLAQWTVIICFYIALEVLTIHGQSCRVGTDATEFEANREHSFYLNTQDPAQCDGTITEFNFCYYRSNPIQIAASYDFTFSVYRRSSSEYISVSEAFTTGRTVANFGTGCRTFSVNDIPVQAGDVIGVCIYDPPDNAESVDIFGNDYTNRLPIDMVSQDAGEDRFLMSTGNSDCGDMSVPNPVAVSSLNRADDRVLHIHADITPLPTTEPPIILTTMGTTPPSSSDPPIVTDSTTETESSTGTIETSLSNEVPLTNSPTTSTGNDSITMAPLAPADNAGVVAGVIVFVLAVIVVAVVILVVIFVLVKRGRSRKEITEVNVGRNTNTGTNDGMDNAMYSSIKGQEYSADYQEISATRSPVPLSPNDYEMEHTYESSDALEFNYYAEVGPLLDTKNSLYEVPQSMPTTISYRQLLEKNKEEDIYGSVSAYEVPATREQEIYAQLKTWGVTYIQQRDVQIAGHLGSGQFGSVEQGVWKRQGTQPVDVALKSLTKISDENKVKFLQEAAIMAQFRHPNVILLHGVLAKGEPMMIAVEFAKKGDLRIFLLSIRPNSPREIMPATTPRMLLKFSRQVALGMQYLSAKGFVHRDLAARNVLVTTNNICKVADFGMSRDLADENYYVSQGKDKIPVKWTAPEAIHYKKYSTASDVWAYGCLLYEIWSIGHKPFEANKNVEVIRLIEQGQRLAPPPGTSKAVYELMVQCWHPENSQRPAFRDVVLSLARGEEMILNIPEEDSSTNPLAGVLGAPLEAGENMYSQLQSRYQ
- the LOC135335169 gene encoding hydroxysteroid dehydrogenase-like protein 2 yields the protein MALAGKTLFITGASRGIGKAIALRAARDGANIAIAAKTAEPHPKLPGTVYTAAKELEEAGGNCLPCVVDIRNDADLERAVQETVDRFGGIDILVNNASAISLTGTTETAMKRYDLMMNVNTRGTFLASKLCIPHMKKSSNPHILNISPPLNLKPGWFSNHCAYTIAKYGMSMCVLGMAEELKPVGIAVNGLWPRTAIATAAVEMLGGDELVNMSRKPEIMADAAYLILTKNSKEYTGQFLIDDDVLTESGVTDLDQYAHAPGNQLMPDYFLDDAEKFRDEWVKENKPSADSGSSMGPLFAKIQPLITAEVIANISATYKFAITEETPEYWFLDLKNDGSAGPCEADKEADVTLASNAQVMMGMFTGKVSATSAFMKGELKIKGDIVKAMSLEKVLNQVRSKL